In a single window of the Acidiferrobacteraceae bacterium genome:
- a CDS encoding HAD-IC family P-type ATPase gives MNSTPGFNLDLAGLASRAHAVAAAELLRQLGSSNQGLSGEEARHRLQQYGKNVLPRARPPGFLVVFLRQFRNPLIYILGIAAVISGFLGEFTDAGFILGVLLLNAIVGAVQEYQAQRQAEALQQLVRVNALLESGDKVPGDIRLVSEQGLDVDESLLTGESLPAVKDTSRLCPLDTPLGDRANMVFAGTLVSRGRARGLVVGTAGNTELGHLAQALEAPTAPPPLMQRMSRFTTWIGIAYLAAVFLIAGIALLEGQELYSIFLLAVALAVAAIPEGLPVAITVALSVGMARMARCNVIVRRLVAAETLGSCTMIAADKTGTLTVNELTARRIHLPGEQPVEVTGHGMVPEGELRIPETASPKVHEMSEHLARAAILCNEGFLGRRDGEWVHHGDAVDVALLVLAQKLGLSSTSVQARYPQIATIPFESERMYAASMNRIDGRPVILVKGASETVLPMCDSMLTAGGKSPLAREELARSAENLAADGYRVLAIAESEGLAENSSSLGEDELHGLVFLGFVAMIDPPRPEAEKAIASCRGAGIRIAMVTGDHPATSLAIAREIGLARDDTEVVTGTEFRQALKQGDGAVDDLLRGRTVFARVEPRQKYEIVRALVRQGEFVAVTGDGANDAPALRAAHVGVAMGKQGTAVARESAELIITDDNIASLVAGVTQGRIAYANVRKVIFLLLSTGAVEIAIFVFALAAGMPLPLTAIQLLWLNLVTEGIQDVGLAFEPGEGDEMERFPRSPREPLFDRSMVERIVLSAFTMGALAFAVFWWAFEYQGMSLEAARNLTLLLMVLFENIQVFNSRSETRSVFRHNPWRNRILLLGTMGAQAVHIAAMYTPGLSTLLQASPVTLVQWLELLLVASSILVVMEIYKLYRRKYPLSAAGSRNS, from the coding sequence ATGAACTCGACGCCGGGTTTCAATTTGGACCTCGCCGGTCTCGCCTCCCGTGCCCATGCCGTGGCGGCCGCCGAGTTGCTGCGTCAACTCGGGAGTTCCAACCAGGGTCTGAGCGGTGAGGAGGCCCGGCACCGTCTGCAGCAATATGGAAAAAACGTCCTGCCACGCGCCCGCCCGCCCGGATTCCTCGTGGTCTTCCTGCGCCAGTTCCGCAATCCACTGATCTATATTCTCGGTATCGCCGCCGTCATCTCCGGCTTTCTCGGTGAATTCACGGATGCCGGCTTCATTCTTGGTGTGTTGTTGCTCAATGCGATCGTCGGTGCGGTCCAGGAATACCAGGCCCAGCGTCAGGCGGAGGCCCTGCAGCAGCTGGTGCGTGTCAATGCGTTGCTGGAATCGGGCGACAAGGTGCCCGGCGATATCCGTCTCGTCAGCGAGCAGGGACTGGATGTCGACGAATCCCTGCTGACCGGCGAGTCTCTCCCCGCAGTCAAGGACACGAGCCGCCTGTGCCCACTTGATACGCCTCTGGGCGACCGCGCCAATATGGTGTTTGCGGGTACGCTGGTCTCCCGCGGGCGGGCGCGCGGTCTCGTGGTCGGTACCGCCGGCAACACCGAGTTGGGCCACCTGGCACAAGCCCTTGAGGCCCCTACCGCGCCGCCCCCTTTAATGCAACGGATGTCGCGGTTCACCACTTGGATCGGGATCGCCTACCTCGCTGCGGTCTTTCTGATTGCCGGCATCGCTTTGCTGGAAGGGCAGGAGCTGTACAGCATTTTCCTGCTTGCTGTCGCGTTGGCGGTGGCCGCCATCCCGGAGGGTCTGCCGGTGGCCATTACGGTGGCGCTGTCGGTGGGAATGGCGCGCATGGCACGGTGCAATGTCATCGTCCGTCGTCTGGTGGCGGCAGAGACCCTGGGTTCGTGCACCATGATCGCGGCGGACAAGACCGGCACCCTCACCGTAAATGAGTTGACGGCGCGGAGGATTCATCTTCCCGGCGAACAACCGGTGGAAGTCACCGGACATGGCATGGTGCCCGAAGGCGAGCTTCGAATTCCTGAAACGGCCTCGCCGAAAGTGCATGAGATGAGTGAGCACCTGGCACGTGCTGCGATCTTGTGCAACGAGGGGTTTCTCGGCCGCCGGGACGGCGAGTGGGTGCACCATGGTGACGCAGTGGATGTTGCCCTGCTGGTGCTGGCGCAAAAACTTGGATTGAGTTCGACCTCGGTGCAGGCACGATACCCACAAATCGCGACCATACCGTTTGAGTCGGAACGCATGTACGCGGCATCAATGAACCGGATCGACGGGAGACCCGTGATACTCGTAAAGGGAGCAAGCGAGACCGTGCTGCCGATGTGCGACTCCATGCTCACGGCAGGGGGAAAGTCTCCCCTAGCACGGGAGGAACTTGCTCGTTCCGCGGAAAACCTGGCCGCGGACGGCTACCGGGTGCTGGCCATAGCCGAGAGCGAAGGGCTCGCTGAGAACTCAAGTTCTCTCGGCGAGGATGAGCTGCACGGTCTTGTGTTTCTCGGGTTTGTGGCAATGATCGATCCACCGCGACCGGAAGCGGAAAAGGCGATCGCTTCCTGTCGCGGCGCTGGCATCCGCATCGCCATGGTGACCGGTGACCATCCCGCGACGTCACTGGCCATCGCGCGCGAGATCGGCCTCGCCAGGGACGACACGGAGGTGGTGACGGGAACCGAGTTTCGCCAGGCGCTGAAACAGGGCGACGGGGCGGTGGACGATCTTCTGCGGGGACGAACCGTGTTTGCGCGCGTGGAGCCGCGCCAGAAATACGAGATCGTCCGGGCCCTGGTGCGCCAGGGCGAATTCGTGGCGGTGACGGGCGACGGGGCCAACGATGCACCGGCCCTGCGCGCCGCCCACGTCGGGGTCGCCATGGGCAAGCAGGGCACGGCCGTGGCGCGGGAGTCAGCGGAACTCATTATCACCGACGACAACATTGCCTCCCTGGTGGCAGGGGTGACCCAGGGACGTATCGCCTATGCCAATGTGCGTAAGGTAATCTTTCTCCTGTTATCCACGGGCGCTGTGGAAATTGCCATCTTCGTCTTCGCCCTGGCCGCAGGCATGCCCTTGCCGCTTACCGCGATTCAGCTCCTCTGGCTCAATCTCGTTACCGAAGGCATACAGGATGTGGGTCTGGCATTCGAGCCGGGAGAGGGTGATGAAATGGAGAGATTTCCACGTTCTCCGCGTGAACCTCTCTTCGACCGGTCCATGGTGGAACGGATCGTTCTGTCGGCGTTCACCATGGGCGCACTTGCCTTCGCAGTCTTCTGGTGGGCCTTTGAGTACCAGGGGATGTCGCTGGAGGCGGCGCGAAATCTGACTCTGCTGCTGATGGTGCTGTTCGAGAACATCCAGGTCTTCAACAGCCGCTCGGAGACCCGCAGCGTGTTTCGCCATAACCCGTGGCGCAATCGCATATTGCTGCTGGGGACCATGGGTGCCCAGGCGGTACACATCGCGGCCATGTATACACCGGGTCTGAGTACCCTGCTCCAGGCCAGTCCCGTAACATTGGTACAGTGGCTGGAGCTGTTGCTGGTCGCAAGTTCAATTCTCGTCGTGATGGAGATCTACAAGCTGTATCGTCGCAAATATCCCTTGTCGGCCGCCGGGTCCCGGAACTCGTGA
- a CDS encoding CPBP family intramembrane metalloprotease produces the protein MSESVLAVAALLLARVFLGSFFPWPFSPDGIDATIGALAAIPPALMVLSLWSPMLARFGPLRRARDHMLARMKPVLARPLAGCRWPGAAGISVCAGLGEEIFFRGLLQSTLGAIPSALVFGALHALTLFYFLFATAIGLYFSFLLAMSGNLLVPVVAHAVYDLFALYLLRQKLNADNL, from the coding sequence GTGTCAGAATCGGTCCTGGCAGTGGCGGCATTGCTCCTTGCCAGAGTGTTTCTCGGATCATTCTTTCCCTGGCCGTTCTCTCCGGACGGGATCGACGCCACCATCGGGGCCCTGGCGGCAATACCGCCGGCACTGATGGTGCTGTCGTTGTGGTCTCCCATGCTCGCGCGCTTTGGCCCTCTCCGCCGCGCGCGCGACCACATGCTAGCCCGGATGAAACCGGTACTCGCCAGGCCCCTGGCGGGCTGCCGCTGGCCCGGGGCGGCAGGGATCTCGGTCTGCGCCGGTCTGGGTGAGGAGATATTTTTTCGTGGATTGTTGCAGTCGACCCTGGGCGCTATCCCATCCGCTCTGGTGTTTGGAGCGCTGCACGCGCTGACTCTTTTCTATTTCCTGTTCGCGACAGCTATCGGCCTGTATTTCAGCTTCCTGCTCGCCATGAGCGGAAACCTTCTGGTCCCGGTAGTTGCCCACGCAGTATATGATCTCTTCGCGCTATACTTGCTTCGACAGAAACTGAATGCCGACAATTTGTAG